TACAATTGTGAAATTAGAAACATTACCAATAGTAATTAAGGATGAGGACGGAGGAATAGTGGCTAGTGGTATATTTGATATTGAAAATGTAAATGTAAATCCTCATAAGGCAAAAATTTATGACTTTACTATAACAGAAGATTATATAGTTAATAAGGATGCTGATATAAACAACTGTAAAGTATATTTCAGAATGTAGTATAGGAGGATAAGAGATGAAAATTGATAGAAAAAAACGTAACATAATAATTTCATTGCTTGTAATTATAGTAATAGTATTATCTTTAGTTTTATTACTTCATAAATCAAAAGTTGATAAAGATGCTGCTAGTATTAAAAATAAAAGTTCTGCGGATACAGAGAAACTAAATAAGGATGCTGTAAAAAAATCAAATGCTAATTCCACAATAGATAATTCTAAAACAGGTGTGGTAAAATCAGGGGGAAATGAAGCAAGTGTAGCTAAGAAAGATATTACAAATAAAGGTAAGGTTCAAACAGCTCAGCAAAAACAAACCATATTATTAATACAACAAAACGCTAAAATAGCAGCACAAGAAAAATCTCTAACAGCAGCACAAGTGAAAGATGAAAGTGCAAAAGTAAAAAGTAGTAAAGATGGACTTGTAGTATTTATTAAAGCTGCAAATTTTGGATCTACGGCAGAAACAATTATGGATAATAAAAAATTTAGTAGTTATAAATATTATCAATTCTCTATTGGAAATAAGAATATATCAGCATTAGAGAGTATTTCAAAAAGTAAAACTACCCTGTTCCCAGTTCAAAATGCTGGAACCGAGGTGGTAGTAAAGTTTTTAGACCAAAATAAGAAGGTTATTAAGGAATTAAATATAAAATTAAGTGTCAGATAAAAAATTAATATAATAATAGGAGTGAATGATAATAATGGAAAATAAAATTAATAAAAAGACAATAGGTATAGTTGCGGTTATAGTAATTATACTAGCTATTTCAGGTATATTTTATGCGAAAAGTAAGTCGAGTGAAGTAGATCCATCAGCACCAATTACGGCAACTGTAAGAAAAGCTTCTTTTGGATGTGTAGTAAATGTAACTCTATCAGATGCAGGAAAGAAACAATACAAGGATGTTACAAAATACCAGATCTATTATAATGGAAAAGTTATAAATCCAATAGCAGTAATAGGTAAAGCTACTACAGCTTTTCCAATTAGAAAAGAAAATGATAAAGTGGTAGTTAAACTTCTAAAATCAGATAAGGTAGCTTACTCAGTAGATTTAAAACTAAAAAAGGGAGAAGCAGTTAAATAAAATTATAAAATAAAAGAACTTATAAATAAAAGATAAGAGATAGTTTTAGAAACTATCTCTTATCTTTATTTATATCAATATATAGGGGTCAACTATTTTGTGAAACGTTACTCGCTTTTTAAATAGCAATTTTACAAATTGCTATTTTACAAATCGTGCTTTTCATAAAGCGCTCTTTCATAAATCACGCTTTTTCAAATTATGCTTAAATAAAATTTATTCTATGCTAATTATCTGTAGTGGATCTGTGACAGTAGGTGTATCTGAAGAGGCATCTCCAGCCGCAAAACTACTTTCTATACCAGTAGCGCTTTTATAAGTTACGCTAGGAAGTATGTTAGCATTTATAGTTGCAGAGGTAGAATTATTAACCCATGCATTATCATAAGTTTTAACATATACATCACCACCTGCTACTATTGCGCTAGAAATTTCGTTTTCGTTTTTAGCATCATTAGCGTAGTCAAGTGAAAAAGCATTTGATCCAATTACTACAGTACCACTTGGCATTGCTGTAGTAGCTCCATAAGTTTTTGAAGCAGATATGGTGGATAGTGCAGCTATAAATAGCGCAGCATATAAAATTTTTCTTCTTCTCATAAGTAGATTCCTCCTATCATTAAAAAGTTTTTATACACAAAATATGAAGCATAAATAATGTGAATCTATATGTAAATTCACTACTCATATATAATACGAGTGGTGAACTGTTTTAGTTTCAATTTTCAAAACATATCTTTCTTATTTAAGATATAAATGGAAGAGATAACTAAAATAACAATAAATATAAACACGTACAAGAAACCATTGCCGTTGTTACCATAAGGTATTCCGCCTACATTCATACCAAATAGTCCGGAAACCAAATTTGGTATAGCCATAACTATTGTAATGGCAGCAAGAAATTTCATTACGATATTTAGTTTATTTGATATAACAGAAGAGTAGGCATCCATTGTACCTTTTAAAATGTCAGTATAAGTAGAACACATTTCTATAGCTTGCTTGTTTTCAATAATAACATCCTCGAGTACGTCTTTATCTTCTTCATATTGTTGAAGAATATCTAGCTTAAGCATTTTTTCTAAGGTGATTTCATTTCCTTTTAATGAAGTAGAAAAATATACAAGTGATTTTTCTAGGGCCAATAATTGAAGAAGTTCTTTATTTCTTAAGGATTTATGTAGTTGCTTTTCCACTATGTAACTTTTTTTATCAATTTGTCTTAGGTATATTAAATAGTATTTTGCAATTCTATATAGGACTTGAAGCATAAATCTTTGACGTTTATATGTGAAAAAGGAACTAATTTTTCCATCGCCGAAATCTGATAATACTTTACTATTTTTTAGACAAACCGTAATTATTACTTTGTCTGTTTGGATCACAGCTATAGGGTAAGTATCGTAGGTTAAGGAATTATCGTCGATATCAGTAAAGGGAATATCTAGTATAATTAACGTACAATCTTCTATATCAATACGGGAGGTTTCTTCTTCATCTAAAGCAGCCCTTAAAAAATCCATAGGTGCATTAGTGTTTTTTGAAACAAATATTAATTCTTCCTCTGATGGATCTATCATATTAATCCAACAACCAGGTTCTATATTTTCAAGTTTAGTAAGTTGTTTATTTTCTGAACTGCTATATATTGAAAGCACTACAACACCTCCTAGTGTAAATACCTTTATATTATAGTCTATAAAAGTAAATACATACAAGCAGCAATTAAACAATACTTTTTATAGTGTTAAATCTTAGTTGACAAGAAAGCCTGAATAATTGATAATGGTATATGGAAAGTTATACACATAAATTAGTGAAATCAGAATGAATTATTATTGAAGGGGGTGGGGAAGCTGGCTATGTACCCATTATTTATGATTGCTTTAGCTCTATCTTTAGATGCTTTTGGAGTAGCTTTATGCATAGGATTAAACAATCAAACTAAACTTGAAAATAAGGTAGGTTTTACAATTTCTTTTGCTTTATTTCAATTTTTATTATCGTATATTGGAGCTTATGCGGGATTTCTTTTTAATACATATGTAGCTTCAATGCCAACTATTATTGGTGGTATAATTATAGCGTTAGTTGGAGTTGTTATGATTAAAGAAGGAATTGATAATCAAGGTAAGTGTCCATTACTTAAACCTAAAATGTATCTTATTCTAGGGGTTTCTGTAAGTATAGATGCTATGGTGGTAGGATTTACAGTATTAAATAATATAACAAAGGTTATATTATTAAAAGATACATTAATCATAGGAGCAGTAACTTTTATAATGGTAATAATGGCCTTTATAATTTCCAAATATCTAAAAAAAATAGATGTTATAGGAAAATATGCAGACTATATTGGAGGAATTATTTTAGTGT
This window of the Clostridium estertheticum genome carries:
- a CDS encoding magnesium transporter CorA family protein, which gives rise to MLSIYSSSENKQLTKLENIEPGCWINMIDPSEEELIFVSKNTNAPMDFLRAALDEEETSRIDIEDCTLIILDIPFTDIDDNSLTYDTYPIAVIQTDKVIITVCLKNSKVLSDFGDGKISSFFTYKRQRFMLQVLYRIAKYYLIYLRQIDKKSYIVEKQLHKSLRNKELLQLLALEKSLVYFSTSLKGNEITLEKMLKLDILQQYEEDKDVLEDVIIENKQAIEMCSTYTDILKGTMDAYSSVISNKLNIVMKFLAAITIVMAIPNLVSGLFGMNVGGIPYGNNGNGFLYVFIFIVILVISSIYILNKKDMF
- a CDS encoding manganese efflux pump MntP family protein, whose amino-acid sequence is MAMYPLFMIALALSLDAFGVALCIGLNNQTKLENKVGFTISFALFQFLLSYIGAYAGFLFNTYVASMPTIIGGIIIALVGVVMIKEGIDNQGKCPLLKPKMYLILGVSVSIDAMVVGFTVLNNITKVILLKDTLIIGAVTFIMVIMAFIISKYLKKIDVIGKYADYIGGIILVFFGLKMMFF